In Pseudohongiella acticola, the sequence TATCAGGGCCACTATGACGATCAGTCCGGCATCCATCATCAATCTTGCCACTTCAGCAACGCGGCGAATGTTTTCGACACGGTCGCTATCGCTGAATCCCAGATCCTGACACAGACCTTTGCGGACATTGTCACCGTCAAGTATGTAACAGGCCCGACCTGTATCACGCAGGCTTTGAGCAACCTGATTGGCGATGGTGGTTTTGCCGGCACCGGACAGGCCCGTTAGCCAAAGCACCTTGGGCGCGCGGGCCGTAACAGAATTCAGAGTTGTAGCCATAAGCCTCCGCTGAGTCCAGCATTCATGTTTCCGAATGGCTGGTTCACAAGGACGCTACAGCCTGAGTTCTCGAGTGTACCAAAAAGGTGCGCGATCGCCCAAGAATTACAGAATAAAGGATGCTTTTCAGGCGACTACCTATCGATGATGGCGGAACCGGTGCGTGTCAGTCTTCCAGCAGGTATTCGTAGCGCTGGTCAGTGAGCATACGCAGGAAGGCGGTCAGAGCTGCTAATTGACGTTCGCTCAGGGGGAAATTGCCGCGCAGTTTGTGAGTGGCGATACCGTCGGGGTTGTTGGACGCTGCCCAGGGCTGGTCGGTTTCAGGGTTTATCTGGCCGCTGTCGCCGGACTCGCTGTAGTGATTGTAAAAGCGCATGACAGTGTCGAGTTTGTTGAACGTGCCATTGTGCATATAGGGCGCGCTGACAGCAACGTTACGCAGACTGGGAACCTTAAAACGACCGTTGACATCGGTGTTGTCGAATTCGCTGCCCAGCGCTGGATTCATGGCCAGTCCGGCGTCCCGAAAATCACTGCCCAGCCCATTGTTGCTGAGCAACGCGGCATTGATTGGCGTGCCGATATTTTCGTAACGATGATTGCTGAAAACTTCGCGCGGCGCGTACGCCATGGTCGATGCCTGGTGGCAGGATGCACAGTTACTGAAACTGGGTGAGAAAAACAGCCCCATGCCGACAACTTCCTGTGTGGTGGCTGATATTTCGCCGCGCACAAATCGGTCGTAACGCGAATCGTAGCTGTTGAAAGTGTCGCTGCGCAGATAACTGGCCAGGCTGTCCGCGATAGCGGTCAGGACAGCGCTTTCCGGCCATTGACTGTCAGCAGTGCCAAGAAACGGATGATACCGCTGGCTCTGCATAACACGGCTGGTCAGGTCCGACAGATCCCGCAGGCCCATTTCCTTGCTGTTAACAAACGGCGACAGCACCTGTTCTTCAAGCGTGGTTTCGCGGCCGTCCCAGAAAAAACCGCCACGGATTTTATCTGCGCCGGAGGTGGCCATGGCGGCAGTTTGGTGTGCGCTCTGACGAGGAGCCTGCAGACTGCCAACTGGCGTCATATCCTGAAGTGTGAAGACAGGTGTGGTAGCGACATAGGTGAGAGAGGGTGCGTTGCGCTGGCCGATCGAGCTGCCATCCGAACCGATGGAGGCACCGTGCCCGGCAGTCAGCGACCGCGGGTCGGCAAATGCGCGCCCCGGATCGTGACAACTGGCGCAGGCCTGATTGCCCTGACTTGAGAGTGAGGTGTCAAAAAACAGGGCTTCACCAAACGCCAGTTTTTGCTCTGTTGTTAGCGGTGATGGCATCACCGTTGTTGATGTTGCTGCTGAAAGAGCCGCCAGTTGATCTGGCGCCTCCTGTTCAGCTGCTTGCGTTGGCCCGACAGGTGCCGGTGCTGCTGGTGAAGTCTGCGGCGCCGTTGTTAGCTGTGAGGTCGCATCGTCCTTTCGCTCCAGCAATTGTTTTCGCACCGCGTGCACATCGTTCATACGCACCCGTCGATTGGCCGTCACTTCGGCTTCGCTATAAGGCGTCGGGTCATCCGCTGCGGCAAAGGTACGCAGCATCCAGTTCATGACCTCGGCCAGATCTGCATCACTCAACGGCGAATGCGCCGCGCCGGGCACGCGCACCAGATACGAGCGGCCTTCCTTAAAGCTGGCGAAATAACCCAGGTCTTCATTCAGGTCGGGCACAATGTCGCCCATGCCCGAGCCGTCTTCGATGTGACATCCGCCACAATGCAGCAGGTAGTTGAACTGCGGTGTTGCTGAGCTGGCTATCGCGGGTGCGAAGACCAGGCCCAGAAACAACGACAGTGTCGCCAGTGGGCGATCAAGGCAGCGCGTTGCTGTCGCCATGACCAATCACCAGTGCCAGTGTGCAGTGATATGCGTGGCTGGTTGAGCCAAAGCACCACAGTACGTTGTTGGATTTAGACGGGAAGTAGACCGGGCGATCGCCTTCCGAGCGAGAGCAGCCACAACCACCGCAACTGCCTTTGCCACAACAGTCGTTGTAGGAGATCAGGTAGTTGCGACCGTCAGTGGGGTTATGGCAGGAACCGACCCAGGCAACCGTTGCTGTCTGTGAACCGGGCGGGCAGGTAGTCAGCGAGCCACCACAACAGCTGCACAATGAGCCACTGAACGCACAGTAGCGCCAGTAGTCACAACTCAGGGTGTCGCCCATTTCTTCGATGTCTGCGACGCCATTGACCGGCGCGGCATTACCGGGCGGCGGGAATGGTGTCGGGGACGATGCCGGTGGTGAAGACGCTGGTTGCGCTGATGCACGCGACATCGGCAGCACAGGCAGTGCCCCCATGCCGGCGATCAACACACCAAAGCGACCCAGGAATGAGCGACGTGAAGTGCGCGCCGCCAGCATACGAATGGCACCGGTGGTCACCGAGTCCAGATCTTTGATCATTTGTGCAATCAGTTCTTGACGGGTACTCATGAGGCGCCTCCTTCCAGGTGACCTTCTTTAACCAGATAATCCTGAATTGACTCGTAGCCGCTTTGCATCGCTGTTACCAGTGATTCCAGGTGTTCGCGGCTGTTCACCAGACCTTTGGAGCGCAGCGCACCGCTTTCATCAATCAGCACGGCGTAGGGCAGCTTGCCAACTTCAAAGCGCATGCCCAGTTCCAGAGAGACAATGTACGGGTAGTTCTGCAGTTTCATTTTTTCAATGTACTGCAGGTGGGTTTCAGCCTGGCCGCCATCGCTGCCGAAAATCAGGTCGACGTTGTCGCTCAGTGCCATGCTTTTTGCGGTCGGCACCAGCTCCTTACAGATGGGGCAGGTTGGGGAGACAAACAGCAGCAACTGTGCTTTACCGGCACTGGCACCGTTGGCGGTGGCGCCAATTGCCACCGGTTTGCCATGAATGTCCGGAATGGACATGTTGGTGATTTTTTCGCCCAGTTTCGGACCTGAGGTTGTCATCAGTGCGCCGGCGGGTGCCAGTCGGGTATGCAGGATACCAATCTGTCGGGCCAGGGCGATAACGGCAAATATCAGAGCCAGTACCACGAGCGTCAGTAAAATCAGTGTAGCTGCCAAAGCGTTGCTCATGGCTTACTCCTTATCTATCAGTAGGGTGTGATTACGGGATAACTGTTCGAACATTGAGTAGCTGAAAGAGCAGGCTGCAACAAACAGCACCGCAAACAGCATGTCCAGTGAGTTCAATGGTCGGGTGGCAACTGGCGCAAGCAGCATCAGTGCACCTAAGGTCAGCACGGCGTTGCGCAACAACAGTAAGCCGGATAACGATTGTGGTGTATCACCACAGCCGCAATCTATCTGGGAGCGACCGCGACTCATGTTGATACCCATCGCCAGGGCGTACATCGCCAGCAGCGTGGCTGCCAGCAGTGCACCGACCGGACGGGAAAAGGCAAACAGCAGGCTCGCCGCAACGGCAATCTCCAGCCATGGCAATACTCGGGCCGCCGGCGATACCAGCGACTCAGGCAGAATGCGATACGCAGCCAGTTGTGCCTCAAAGCGGCGGTGAGCACTGATCTTGTGCCGTGCCGCCAGCAGAAACAGCAATGCCAGCGAGGTGGCAATGACAATGGTAACCAGTGGATCAATCATCATTGCATTCCTTCATACAGTGCCTGCATGGTGCCGGAGACATTTTCCACGGTGCGCAGCAAACGGCCGGATCGAGGATCGCGAACCTGCAGTCCGTCACTGGTTGCCAGTAACAGCAGGGGGTCATCGCCCGGTGTGATCAGTACGCCGCGCGCGGTGACATCTTCACCCAGTTCAATACGAACACCGCGGTTGCCGGTGATCATGTTGTAGATCCACAGTTCGGTGCCGGGTTTTTCGAAAGTTTCCTGGCCGCCGCCATCATGCATCAGTGTCGCCAGCAGGGCTTCGCCATCATGGTAGGCAAAAGGCTGATAGCTGCCGATACGCCAGTTGTCATCAGGTTTGGGCATGACGCCATTGACGTCCGCTGTGCCGTCGCTTTCCGGGTTGATGTCAAAGGCCTCGGAAACAACCAGGTTATCGCCGTCCAGTGATACTTTTCGCAGCAGGCCCTCAAAGGACATGAACATCCAGCCATCAGCTGCGGGCACCGAGTAGTCATACACCGGGTCAGTAAAGACGTCGAAGAATGAGGCGCTCTGAATGCGACGTGTTTCCTGCCCGGCTGTATTCAGCTGGATGTATTGGGCTGTGCCATCGCCGCAGACAGAAATCCAGCCCTCTGCTTCCGGGTAGATGCCGGAACAGCTTGGCAATGACACTTCGCCGACAAAGGTTTCAGATTCGATGTCGACCAGGCTGACAGAGGTGGCGGGTGTAATATTCCAGACCCCGGCAAAACGATCGTTGATCAGCCCCATCATGCCTGGATGACCGATGCCTGCTGCGCGTGCCGGAATCTCGACTTCGCTGATGGCCGTGGCGGTGGCGGCATCATAGATCTGTACCACGTCGGTGCGATCACCCAGGCTGCCGCGCGAGTAGTAGCTGCCGTATGCGTAGATCAGGCCCGCACTCATGCGCGGTGCCAGCGCCGGAGAGAATGAAGACACCAGCAGCGTACCGCCAATGACGCCCTCGTCGGCGTCCACCAGGAACACGGTGTCGCCGCGTCGCACTGTGACCCAGTGTTGGTCGAATCCTTCAATGACACCGGTGTCACCGACAACGGTATCCCATTGTGCGTTGACGACACCAGTGGCCGCCAATGATGCGGCCAGTGCAAGCATACGTATCTTCATTTTTTACCCCTGTTTGCCAAGTTCTGTTGCCGGTTTTTTGTAGCCGTGTTGTGTCGAAATTCCGGGTTTAGGTCTGCATTGATCAGCTTCATTCTTTTCTCGCTCTGTTGAGATACCAATGACTGCTTTAGCACTGTTCCGTGCACTACAATATGTCGCTTCTTTAAGGCCCGGCACCAGTTTGATGCGATTGTTTGGGCCAAACACGGTATTTCCCTGAATTGCCTGTCATACGTCAGTGATATTGCAACATCAATGCCGCTTCTGTGGCTGTCCCGTGCATAACGTATCAACCTCAGTCGATTGACGTATGAATGGGGACGGAGTGAATACTTTTTGACCAGTAGCCTCGCAACTGGTCAAAAAGTATTCACTCCGTCCCCATTCTCATTCTTAAGTGCTTGCTGCAGAGGGCTGAGCCAGTCTGTGTAGTGTGCAAAGCGGTCGCTGTAGGCGGTGGTGACCGGGTTCTGTACCTGTACCGCGCTGAAGGTGGCCACGGGCCGCCGGGTCTTGTGCGGTGACAGACAGGCGTTCTCAAAATCCAGCTTTGAAAAGCTCAGTAATTCACGAATGCGTGGGCCCGGATCGCGCACCAGTTCAGCGTAGTCGACCACATGGACAGACGCCTGCTGGTGATGCAGCCAGTGACTGACAATGTGCTCATGGATTCGGTAATAGTGGCCAATATCATTGAGCCGATGCGCACATGGCCAGCTTTTTGAGAATTTGTGGCGATAGATCGAGAAGCCAACGTCCATGGCCTGGCGCTGCAGGTAAATTATGGGGGACTCCGGGAACATCAAACGAATAAGACCTATCGATCTGAAATTAAGTGGCTGTTTATCTACCACATGTGTTTTGTTATCTACCATTGGCAGTGCGTCGAGATAGCGTCGTCGCCAGAGCTTCGCATGTGAGCGTATCAGTGTCCGGGCGGCATCAACGCCCTGGTGTCTGGCAACCGCCATCAGCTCTTCATGAATATCGTAAAGTGTTGGCAATTCCCCGGCGCCGTGAACCTGAGAGTGCGACGCGAGAATGGATTCGATCAGGGTTGTGCCTGAGCGTGGCATGCCCACAACAAATATCGGTCGAAGCGGCGCTGCTTCAAGTTTGTTCGGTTCCAGATCCTGTTCCTGTTCTTGTTTTTCTTCCAAAGCCAGGTCCTTAAATATCTCCGGAAGGAGTGCCAGCTCGCTTTCAATAAGCTGTGGCTGATAGACAAAACCCTCCTGTTCAGAGATGCCCTGGTTAATGCTGTTGCCTTCTTCCCAGGCAGAAAATGCGCGCTCGAAATCGTTGCGCTGATCCAGCGCGGTGCCCAGGGTAAAACCCAGCATCACCCGGTATTCCGGATGCACGCGGGTATCACGGAAGAGGGTGTCGATGGCGCTTATTTCAGCATCACTAAGTCTGCCTTCGCACAGGGCGCCCAGTTCGACGTAGGCTGTGGCAAATCCTGGTCGTGCCGCGATGGCGCGGCGACAAAACTGCTCAGCGAGCTCAAGCTCGCCGGTCAGGTGATGCAGACGGCACAACGTATACAGCAGCTCGGCATCATTGGGTGCGATCTGCTGGGCACGAGTCAGGCGATCCCGCGCCTGCGAATAGTCCTGTGCCGCGATGGCGAGGCGAGCGGCGCCAGTCAGGCAGGACGGATCATCGGGTTTTAGTGTCAGTACCGGTTGATAGGCGGCGATGGCATCGCTGAAGCGCGATTCCTCAAAGTGAGCACGTGATAGTGCCTGCCAGGCTTCGTGCGCGTCGGGATGCGCCTGCGTCCAGCCCTGGGCTATGCGTAGCAGCTCCAGCCAGCGTCGGCCACCAGACGCCAATGCCGCAGCCACCTGCCATACCAGCACGTTTGCTGGATCCACGTGCTGTGCGCGCGCCAGAATCGGCAGTGCGTCCATTGGCCGCTCCGAACGCGCAACGGTTCTGGCAAGCAGCAGCAACGCCTGTGGATGGTCGGGGTGATGACGCAGAAGAGATTCAAAGACCGAGGCAGATTCCGCATAGTCACCAGCCTGGTAGAGCACGGAACCCAGCATCAGACTGGCATCAAGGTCGCCCGGGTTGCGGGCGACCTCAATACGCAGTCGAACGATGCTCTCAGGTGCGGTGAGAGCCTCGCTTGCCTTAGTAACGTGTTGTTGCATAAACGATTTTCGTCCTGGTACCAGAGCTGGGCACTATTGAAACGGATTAAGACTGCGTAGGCTCTGGAAATCTGCCGAAACACCCAGATAGGCAACACGTCCCCTGGGGCCAACCGGCAGGTTCAGGTAGCTTGGATCGGGTTCCTGTTTGGTCAGGTTATTGATGCCACCGTAGACCTCGAACCCGTTACTGAAGTTGTAGCTGCCCTGTATGTCATGCACCATGACCGGATCGGTTTTCAGGAAGTCGGAACGGTCTGGCTGTCGTTGAAGTTCCTCGTCCTGGTAGATGTTCAGTGCACTTTGATAGCGGAAGCGGTAGGTCAGCGCCAACGGTCCGCGAAGCCAGTTCGCACTCAGATTGGCGACCCACTCAGGTGCATGCTGGCCCAGCAGCGTTTCCACCATGCCGGCTTCCTCGACCTGTCTTGGCTCCACCGTCGGCTGGGTTTTCAGCGACTCGAGATAGGTGCCGTTGAACGACAGCGACAGCATGCCAAGGTTGTCAAGATCGATAGGGTAGTTCATGCTGAAATCAACACCGGATGTGTAGAGGTTACTGACGTTGACCGGTCGCTGCTCCAGATCCACGATCACACCCACCAGTGCGCCCTGCGTGGCGCGTGAAAACAGGTCGCAAAACGCGTTGTCAGTGGACGGCTGGTCGTAACATCGTTCCACGATCTCGTCATCGCTGGGATAGAGAACACCCTGCGACATGTCGATTTCCCACCAGTCTACCGCGGCTACCAGCCCCGGCATCCAGGAAGGTGTATACACAACACCCAGCGTCTGCGTGTTACTGGTTTCTTCTTCCAGTCTCGGGTTGCCACCGCGGACACCGGGCCGGCCTACCGGAGAGGCTGACACAAAGGCGTCAGGGTCCAGTCCCAGCGCAGCGATTTCAGCCCGACAATTTGCGACCGTGTTGGCTGTCTGCGCGTTCAGGTTGGCTGCTTCACAGGGGTCATCCGGCCTGAACGAGGACTGATTTTCCGGTTCAAACAGTTCCGCAAGATTGGGCGCGCGTACCGACTCACCCAGCGAACCTCTGATGATGACACTGTCGTTCAGGGTCCAGTTCACACCAATACTGTAGGCCGTGGTTTCACCAATAGTGGACCAGTCAGAATAACGAAATGCGCCGTCCACCCGCAGTGCCTGCAACAGGGGAGCCAGATCCTGAAAAACCGGTATGGAGACTTCGGCAAAGGCCTCGGCTACATCATAGGAGGAGCTACTTGGCCGGGTGAAATCCAGCGGTGTCAGACCATTGGGGTTGCTGCGCAGGGCATCGGGTGTGTTGGCGATTTTTTCCTCGCGATATTCGCCGCCCAGCACAAAGTCCACGGGGCCGGCGGGCATGGCGAGTCCGAGGCCGGAGCTGTCGCCGGACAGGAAGGCGTTAAAGACGGTCTGCTCGGACTCACCTTTGCTCACGATTGGCGTGCCCGCGTTGGTGATGAAGGCCTGGGCTGCCCCATTGGGGTCGTCCGGGTTGATCTGGCCAGGGCTGAAGTAATACTGCGTGCCATCAAGGAAAGGGTTGAAGGGCACGCAACCGCTGTTGGCACCGGGCGTAAACGTCATGTTGGCGGCATCGCCCCAGACGCCAGGGTTCCAGGGGGATACCACGGGGTCGGTGGGCGGAACTGCAGCCGGATTCAGATTGGAGCGGCAGGTAGCCTGACCGGTAGCGGGATCGGTGACGGCGTCCAGCGCGGCAAAATAGCGATCTTCAAGGCGTTGATTGCTGAGCCGGGCGGTAACTTCTGTGATGCCGTAATTGGCTGAAGCCTCGTAACGCAGCCAGTCGGTGATGTCGCCGCGGAAACCGGCAACGAGCCGGGTGGTGTCGCGGGTGTTGTCGTTCAGAGATCGCATCTCAAGGTCGTCGCGTGCCAGGTTGATACTCGGGTCCTGGATGCTTGCCAGCACGTCATTGAACGCATCTGGAATGAACGGGTTATCAAGGCTGAGCTCCAGTACGGTGGTATAGGAAGAGCTGCGCGGGTTGACGGCGTTAGTGCGTACGAATTTGAATTCGGTGAAGGCGGTGTGGTTTTCATTCAGATCGTAGCGTCCATTCAGATTGAAGGAATGCGTCTCTAGCTCGGGAATAAGCGACGATGAAAAATAGGCGGTGGGGGTTCCATCTCCCCCCAGATGAGCAAAGCCGGAGGTTGGCTGCCCGACCTGAAATGGGCTGCCGTCCGCTGACAGGGCGATGGGAGACGGGTAGGTGTACTGTTCGCCGGTGACAGGGTCGGTGCCAAGAATGTCGTAACGCCCATCCGGAGCAGTGTAAGTAAAGTTACGTGACCCGGGTGGTGTCAGTGTCCGGTCCGGCACATTGGGGTCATCGACGCCGCCGTACTCTGCCGGGTTATTGTTGATGTACTGTCTGCCACTGATG encodes:
- a CDS encoding MauE/DoxX family redox-associated membrane protein, which translates into the protein MMIDPLVTIVIATSLALLFLLAARHKISAHRRFEAQLAAYRILPESLVSPAARVLPWLEIAVAASLLFAFSRPVGALLAATLLAMYALAMGINMSRGRSQIDCGCGDTPQSLSGLLLLRNAVLTLGALMLLAPVATRPLNSLDMLFAVLFVAACSFSYSMFEQLSRNHTLLIDKE
- the mauD gene encoding methylamine dehydrogenase accessory protein MauD, whose amino-acid sequence is MSNALAATLILLTLVVLALIFAVIALARQIGILHTRLAPAGALMTTSGPKLGEKITNMSIPDIHGKPVAIGATANGASAGKAQLLLFVSPTCPICKELVPTAKSMALSDNVDLIFGSDGGQAETHLQYIEKMKLQNYPYIVSLELGMRFEVGKLPYAVLIDESGALRSKGLVNSREHLESLVTAMQSGYESIQDYLVKEGHLEGGAS
- a CDS encoding TonB-dependent receptor plug domain-containing protein → MTSLLYAQDGADQPRLEEVVVTGSRITRFEGDYSAPVLSLGAEQVEQSGSTNIEDFISEVGALVGSSGSFETQGEDGGSRVGVNALNLRNLGNNRTLTLVNGRRHVSALATGEPLVDTNTIPIALIERVDVLTGGASAVYGADAVSGAVNFILKDDFEGVAIRTQGGMSDEGDAEDFFASFVFGTNFDDGRGNVTSSYEYRKQERLETKDRSYGISGRQYINNNPAEYGGVDDPNVPDRTLTPPGSRNFTYTAPDGRYDILGTDPVTGEQYTYPSPIALSADGSPFQVGQPTSGFAHLGGDGTPTAYFSSSLIPELETHSFNLNGRYDLNENHTAFTEFKFVRTNAVNPRSSSYTTVLELSLDNPFIPDAFNDVLASIQDPSINLARDDLEMRSLNDNTRDTTRLVAGFRGDITDWLRYEASANYGITEVTARLSNQRLEDRYFAALDAVTDPATGQATCRSNLNPAAVPPTDPVVSPWNPGVWGDAANMTFTPGANSGCVPFNPFLDGTQYYFSPGQINPDDPNGAAQAFITNAGTPIVSKGESEQTVFNAFLSGDSSGLGLAMPAGPVDFVLGGEYREEKIANTPDALRSNPNGLTPLDFTRPSSSSYDVAEAFAEVSIPVFQDLAPLLQALRVDGAFRYSDWSTIGETTAYSIGVNWTLNDSVIIRGSLGESVRAPNLAELFEPENQSSFRPDDPCEAANLNAQTANTVANCRAEIAALGLDPDAFVSASPVGRPGVRGGNPRLEEETSNTQTLGVVYTPSWMPGLVAAVDWWEIDMSQGVLYPSDDEIVERCYDQPSTDNAFCDLFSRATQGALVGVIVDLEQRPVNVSNLYTSGVDFSMNYPIDLDNLGMLSLSFNGTYLESLKTQPTVEPRQVEEAGMVETLLGQHAPEWVANLSANWLRGPLALTYRFRYQSALNIYQDEELQRQPDRSDFLKTDPVMVHDIQGSYNFSNGFEVYGGINNLTKQEPDPSYLNLPVGPRGRVAYLGVSADFQSLRSLNPFQ
- a CDS encoding methylamine dehydrogenase light chain, whose amino-acid sequence is MKDLDSVTTGAIRMLAARTSRRSFLGRFGVLIAGMGALPVLPMSRASAQPASSPPASSPTPFPPPGNAAPVNGVADIEEMGDTLSCDYWRYCAFSGSLCSCCGGSLTTCPPGSQTATVAWVGSCHNPTDGRNYLISYNDCCGKGSCGGCGCSRSEGDRPVYFPSKSNNVLWCFGSTSHAYHCTLALVIGHGDSNALP
- a CDS encoding cytochrome c peroxidase, translating into MATATRCLDRPLATLSLFLGLVFAPAIASSATPQFNYLLHCGGCHIEDGSGMGDIVPDLNEDLGYFASFKEGRSYLVRVPGAAHSPLSDADLAEVMNWMLRTFAAADDPTPYSEAEVTANRRVRMNDVHAVRKQLLERKDDATSQLTTAPQTSPAAPAPVGPTQAAEQEAPDQLAALSAATSTTVMPSPLTTEQKLAFGEALFFDTSLSSQGNQACASCHDPGRAFADPRSLTAGHGASIGSDGSSIGQRNAPSLTYVATTPVFTLQDMTPVGSLQAPRQSAHQTAAMATSGADKIRGGFFWDGRETTLEEQVLSPFVNSKEMGLRDLSDLTSRVMQSQRYHPFLGTADSQWPESAVLTAIADSLASYLRSDTFNSYDSRYDRFVRGEISATTQEVVGMGLFFSPSFSNCASCHQASTMAYAPREVFSNHRYENIGTPINAALLSNNGLGSDFRDAGLAMNPALGSEFDNTDVNGRFKVPSLRNVAVSAPYMHNGTFNKLDTVMRFYNHYSESGDSGQINPETDQPWAASNNPDGIATHKLRGNFPLSERQLAALTAFLRMLTDQRYEYLLED
- a CDS encoding tetratricopeptide repeat-containing sulfotransferase family protein, with product MQQHVTKASEALTAPESIVRLRIEVARNPGDLDASLMLGSVLYQAGDYAESASVFESLLRHHPDHPQALLLLARTVARSERPMDALPILARAQHVDPANVLVWQVAAALASGGRRWLELLRIAQGWTQAHPDAHEAWQALSRAHFEESRFSDAIAAYQPVLTLKPDDPSCLTGAARLAIAAQDYSQARDRLTRAQQIAPNDAELLYTLCRLHHLTGELELAEQFCRRAIAARPGFATAYVELGALCEGRLSDAEISAIDTLFRDTRVHPEYRVMLGFTLGTALDQRNDFERAFSAWEEGNSINQGISEQEGFVYQPQLIESELALLPEIFKDLALEEKQEQEQDLEPNKLEAAPLRPIFVVGMPRSGTTLIESILASHSQVHGAGELPTLYDIHEELMAVARHQGVDAARTLIRSHAKLWRRRYLDALPMVDNKTHVVDKQPLNFRSIGLIRLMFPESPIIYLQRQAMDVGFSIYRHKFSKSWPCAHRLNDIGHYYRIHEHIVSHWLHHQQASVHVVDYAELVRDPGPRIRELLSFSKLDFENACLSPHKTRRPVATFSAVQVQNPVTTAYSDRFAHYTDWLSPLQQALKNENGDGVNTF
- a CDS encoding amine dehydrogenase large subunit, which gives rise to MKIRMLALAASLAATGVVNAQWDTVVGDTGVIEGFDQHWVTVRRGDTVFLVDADEGVIGGTLLVSSFSPALAPRMSAGLIYAYGSYYSRGSLGDRTDVVQIYDAATATAISEVEIPARAAGIGHPGMMGLINDRFAGVWNITPATSVSLVDIESETFVGEVSLPSCSGIYPEAEGWISVCGDGTAQYIQLNTAGQETRRIQSASFFDVFTDPVYDYSVPAADGWMFMSFEGLLRKVSLDGDNLVVSEAFDINPESDGTADVNGVMPKPDDNWRIGSYQPFAYHDGEALLATLMHDGGGQETFEKPGTELWIYNMITGNRGVRIELGEDVTARGVLITPGDDPLLLLATSDGLQVRDPRSGRLLRTVENVSGTMQALYEGMQ
- the cysC gene encoding adenylyl-sulfate kinase → MATTLNSVTARAPKVLWLTGLSGAGKTTIANQVAQSLRDTGRACYILDGDNVRKGLCQDLGFSDSDRVENIRRVAEVARLMMDAGLIVIVALISPFRAERDAARNTIGNDRFIEVYIDTPLAVAEQRDVKGLYKKARNGEIENFTGIASPYEIPLTPTLIISTVNESPQQSAAKVLALLT